DNA sequence from the Anaerolineales bacterium genome:
ACCCACAACAGGGAACGGATCGCATTGGCGATCCGGCCGTTTTGTCCGATCACCCGCCCGCGGTCTTCGGGCGCGACCATCAGCTCCAAATGCACGTTCGCTCCGCTGACCACTTCGGAGATGTGCACTTGGTCCGGCTCTTCCACCAGAGCCTTGGCAATGTACTCGACCAGCTCCTTCATCGCCATGGGGCAAACGCTCCCGCGGGCTAAGTTTTTTCCGCTTCCTTCTTCTTGGCCTTGGGTCTCTTCTTGCTGGGGCCTTTAACTTCACGCCGGGTTTTCACTTCCACCGGCCGCTCCTTTTTCGCCGTTTCCGCTTCGGCCAGGAGCGCGTCCGCCTTTTCGCCCTGCTTGAGCCGTTGGTACCGATCCGCCAGGCCGATTTGCTTGAACAGCTTGGCCA
Encoded proteins:
- a CDS encoding KH domain-containing protein encodes the protein MKELVEYIAKALVEEPDQVHISEVVSGANVHLELMVAPEDRGRVIGQNGRIANAIRSLLWVAAAQEGHRVTFDIV